A region of the Litchfieldia alkalitelluris genome:
TTCAAAGATGTAAACGTGATTAATTTTGCGTCACCAAGAGTAGGAAATCAGGAATTCGCAAATAACTATAATCAACTGATTAATAAAAGCACTCGGTTCGTTAATCAAGACGATATCATCCCTCTGCTCCCTCCGGAAAAAATACAGTGTCCATTCACTAAAAAGGATTGGAAATATTCACATGTAGATTCTCCACTAAATTTCAGAATTCAAACTGGAAGTCTTGCAGGGAACCATGCTTTAACTACCTATAAAGAAGGCGTTAAATTATTGGATTAGTTTCATTAATACAAGAAATCTGTCAATATTCTCAATAATAAATTGATAATATCTTATAAAAACGGTAAAGCTACCATTAAAAAAATGGAGGCTTTCTTTGTGAAAAGTGGGATAAAAGGGGATTCGAACTTCTTTATAAGCATTCTAAAGTGGGTCTTACTAGGTTGTTTCATCGGTATTTTTATAGGCTCTTTCACAGCCTTGTTACTTCTTACCCTCGACTTCCTTACCGAAAAACGTGAAGGAAACTCTTGGTTCTTATACCTTTTACCACTCGCTGGAATTTTTATTGCTTATATCTACAAAAGGTTTGGGAAGGATTCAATAAAAGGAAATAATCTGATTATGGAGGATATTCAAGGCCGCGGGAAAACTCGAAGAAGAATGGGGATTATTGTTTTTATTGGTACATTCATTACACATCTATTTGGTGGATCGACAGGACGTGAGGGAGCTGCTGTTCAAATGGGCGGCAGTATTGCTGAAACAACCAACCGAATTTTTAATTTAAATTTAACTGATCGTAAAATCCTACTAATGAGTGGGGTTAGTGCTGGTTTTGGGTCAGCTTTTGGAACACCCTTAACTGGAACGATATTTGGTATGGAGTTATATTTTATTGGAAAAATGAAATATGAAGCACTTATCCCCTGTTTTACAGCAAGTTTTATTGGTCATTATATAACAACTAAATGGGGAGTTAAGTATGAACACCATGTCATTAAGGAAGTTCCTGACCTAACAACAATTACTACCTTTAAAGTAATTATTTTATGTATCATTTTTACCATAATAAGTATTCTCTACAGTATCTTAAGATATAGTACAGAGGTTTATTCAAAAAGATACCTAAAAGAACCTATGCTAAGAGCTTTTGTTGGAGGAATTTTAATTGTTGGCTTAGTGTTTCTCTTAGGAGGATCTCGAGACTATACTGGTCGGGGTTTAAAAATGGTAAACAAAGCATTTGAAGGCGATGTTCCGCCTTTTGCATTTTTGGGCAAACTTGTGTTCACTGCGATTACAATGGGCACTGGCTTTGTAGGTGGAGAAGCAGTTCCCTTATTCTTTATGGGGGCAACTCTAGGAAATACCTTAGCAGATTTTTTTAATTTACCGACTACATTCTTAGCAGCATTAGGAATGATTACTGTATTTGCGGGAGCTGCTAATACTCCTATTTCATGTTTTATCTTAGCTATAGAATTGTTTAACGGTAAAGGATACGAGTATTTTTTCATTGCATGTATAATAAGTTACATATTTTCTGGGAGATATGGTGTTTGGCCTTCGCAACAGTTATTTGAACCAAAAAGTAGAATGTTAAATCAAGCTAATGGAACCTCGCTCTCTGAGTTGTTCAAAAAACAAAAAACCACATAATTGTCCTTATTAGCAAGGACTCTTATGTGATTAAAAAGGCAAATGCTTTGTTTCATACTCAATTCCTAGCTCTTGAAACCAACTATTCAAACCGGTCCATAGATCCTCGCAACTAAAATAAGTTTTTTTAATATCTTGCAAATTTCCTCTTAGTAGTAATGTAACGAGCTCCTGATAACCAGTTGGTTTTGAGTTCATTCCTAATGACTGCTTAAATGTTGAAACCCTTGTCGTATAGTATCGCTTGTTTGCAAGTCCAATTAGCTTTGCTGTTTGCCATGCGAAATCCTTCGCTAAAAAGGTTATGAATTCGCAATCCTCTGATTCAACTAGGTTTCTAATTTTTCCCATTGTTTCGTAAGGCTCCCATACCATAAATTCCATCATAACTGCCTTTATATCATCTTCCGATATGTCTAAAGGTAATTGATTGTTCATTCGAAAAAAATCGGTAGGATCATATATTGGGCTAATATCAATAAAAGAACCTGCCCAGATGGCCCAAGAGTCATCAATTCTTTTCGCCCTCTTTATCCAGTCACTTTTTTGCCTTAGATTTAGTTCGATTTTAAACCCATCATAAACAAATTCATAACTCTTTTGAACAAACCCATCATTTGTGACAATATGCATTTCTATATCAGAATACGGCATTTCTGTATTTCGTCCGATTGACCCATATGCTCCGATTGCAATCAATTGATCACCAAACTTATTAATTAATTTATTCTTTATAATATTTATCATTTGTTGTTTTTCGGCATTAGACGTTGGTACTGGAAACGTAAGCATCACTTATCCCCTATTCCACTGCTTAGACTATCATGATTAATTAAGAAAGTAATGATTTGATTTGCACATTGTTCTAGACTGTCTGTATATGTATTTACTTCAATATGATATGGCTCATTTTGTTTATGAACAAAACTCGCTTGGTTAAGGGCTTGACCAATCAATCGATCTCCCCGAAAAGTTTCTCTTCGTTCCAGTTCTTTTTGTGGACAATGTACTCCTACAAATAATACTGGGTATCCAGTTAGAGTTCGTAGGCAATCATCTAAGGTCTGATAATTATGAAGAACATGATCTACAATTAAATTCACTCCATTATCAGAGAACATAGCAATATTTCTATGATAAAACGTTTCGGTAGCAATAGGGATTAATCTCCCGTTTTGGCGATCTTCCATTTTTTCTATAATATGATCAAATTCATCGAGACTAAAGTGAAAGAAATGCGGTAACTTTTCGACTAACACTTTAGACAAACTTGTTTTTCCCGAGCTCGAAACACCATTTAATAAAATAATTTTCCCCTTGTTCATCACAATCCCTTTGAATCCTATATATTTAACTGTTGCTTCATCTTTTTAATGATAGTATCAAAGTATTGTCGTTCATGTTGAACAAAATCATTCATTCCTACTTTCATTTCAATAAATTCCTTTTCTCCTAATTTATTATATTTAAATCCTGCTACGATAATGTTCTGAATCTTACCCATCCACAAATCAGAAATTTCGTTGAATTCTGCTTTAACAATTCCTGACAGTTCTTCTTTCTGAATGTTGAACTCATTAAGATTTATATACTTAGGATATAAATAAACATGGCATAGCTCATTATCGATAAAACTACCAATCTGCAATGAATTTCTAATGGTCCCTAAAGAAACTAACTCTTCAAAAGCAACTGAGATACCTAGCTCTTCTTCCACCTCTCTCACTCCATCAACAACCGTTTCTGTAGATAGTAAATGTCCAGCAGCAGTTATATCTAGTAAGTTTGGAAAATCCTTTTTATCTTCACTTCGAATTTGAAGATATATATAATTTCTATTATTCGCCCTTGTGATGAACCAACAATGAAATGTTTCATGAAGATAACCTACTTTATGAACATCCTCACGGGATGCTTCGCCAATTCTTTCTCCAGTATCAGTAAATATAGCTAAATGTTCTTTAATCATTAGCAACCCCTTTTTAATTCCAATAGTTTTTCATAATTTCTCTGGACCAATCTGGTTGAGAAATGGTTTCCCTTGGTAAGAATTCTTTCATGACGGGCTTAATGTCGAGTACCGGTGTACCGTTTATACAATCTAATCCCTGAACATACAGTTCTCTTCCTTCTTTTTTCACAAGCTTAACCGTTGTTAATCCTATGCGATTCGGACGGTTTTTCCCTCTTTGAGCAAAAATTCCTACCTTAGGAAGATTTTTATTGTTTCTAGGATGTCGTGCATCAGTAACAATTTTATCATCCTCTACCATATGGAAGTAATAAATAATCTCAAGGTGGGAAAATGTATCAATTTCGTTTATACAGTCCTCATTGAATGATTCAGATATTTTTATTCTAGATATAACGTTTCCCCAGTGATCATCCTCAATTACTTCTCGTTCATTGAATACAAAACCAATTGGATTTAATGTAATGACACTCATTGTATCATCTCCTTGTTCAATTGAATTCGTGTGAATTTAATTTAGGTTCGAAATAATTATATAATTCATTTATATAGGTTACCATAATTTTCTATCTGTATTTTTGAAAAGGATACTTTTAGATGGGTGATTTCCATATATCTACCCTGAAAAACGAAAAGCGGAAGGCGCTCGATCATCGGCGACAGGCATAAGGCGAGACTGCTAGAAGGTTGTTCTTTAACCTTCTAGGGTGGATTGACTTAGACCTGAGAGCCGATAGCGCCTGGAGCTAGACACTAAGCTAAGTATAATTTTTCATACTCCATGGTGCGAAATACTTATTTAGCATGGATGTCTACCCTGAAAAAAGAAATGCGGAAGGCGCTCGTTCATCGGCGACAGGCATAAGACAAGACGGCTAGAAGGTTGCTCTTTAACCTTCTAGGGTGGATTGACTTAGACCTGAGAGCCGATAGCGCCTGGAGCTAGACACTAAGCTAAGTATAATTTTTCATCCTCCATGGTGCTAATTTTAATTAGCATAGAAGTCTACCCTGAAAATAACATTGGTTGTGGAGTTCCATGAGCTGCGATCCACCTGCTTTCCGCGGGGTGGTCCGTGAGCCTCCCTCTATAAATGTTGCTATATCAACGCTTCAAAGAGCTTTTAGCTCTTTAAAAAAATATTTTCAGTTAGATAACTATCTTAAAAGTGTATTAATATTACATATTTACATAACTATGGTAACTACAAGATACGCTTCGCTAGAGTCAATTGGTATAAATTGACATAGAATCTTATGTGATGCACTATGGATCTCTGCGAATCTTATGACGACGTACCCTCCCATGTCTCTTGGCGTCAAGCGCGTACATTCCTTCGTTCGGTCTTTTCATAAGGCAGAGGCTGGCGGTGCTCCTCGGGGGACTCATGGTCTAATGGCTCGTTTGTTGCCGGCTTCTCCGTGTCATCCTAATGTCAAAAGTAATAACTAGAAAATGAAAAGCTTAAGCTGCCCCTTCGAGGCAAGAGAGGTCGTTCATCATACTTGTATGACTAAAATATATCTTCTTTTTACTTAGCGCGTGAACAATCTTTAATAACTTACAACAGAGTACTACCATGGCTTCTTTTTTCCTAAGAGGATTGATCCTCCTGGTCGTGTAATACTTATACATTGATTTAAATGCCGAATTATGTTGTATAAGTGGGAGGATTACCCGGAATAGAATAGCTCTTAGCTTCTTCCTCCCCCGCTTAGAAATCTTTTTTTGACCTTTATGTTGTCCAGATGAATTCTCACGTAATGTTAGTCCCGCTAGTTTAATAATTTGGCGTGGATGCTCATAATGCGTGGGGGAACCCATCTCTGATAATAGTTCTACAACTGTGTTTTCGCCAATCCCTGGAACTGACAAAATGTATTCATACTCAGCTAGCTGTGCTGCCAATTCACGTAACCTTTCTGAAAGTTCATCGAATTGTTGAGAGAGTAGGTTAAACTGAGACATTAAAGTGGCAATCTCATAACGGGCCATCTGTAATCCCTCTGTTAAGCCTATGGACTCTTCAGATACAATCAATAATTCATTAACCTTACCTTTCGGTACACATTTAAGGTAATCTACTGTTCGATATAATTCTACTAGCTCATGAATTTCTTTCCCTTTAACATCACTTGGTAGAGGTGACTTTTCTAGTACCGCACAAGCTGTTTTACCTAGTTTCTTAAAGACTAGATGGAACTCTGGGAAAAAGCGATCAATCCAACGAATAATGCGATTTCTAAGAGCGGAAAGATCTTCTTGGATCTTTGACCTTAAAGACGCTCCATTTCGGAGCTCTGCTTCAATACCTTCTAAGATTCGAGGGTAACTAAACCTTCCATCACGAACCAACTGAGCGATAACACGGGCATCCTTTTTATCATTTTTGGTTTGTAGATTGTCATCTAGCTCTTTTGTTCTGTTTACATGTAAGGGATTAACCATTACAAAACGAATGCCTAAATTAACTAAATAAGAGGCAAGATTCATCCAATAGTGTCCTGTTGGTTCAAAACCAATAATCAATTCTGATTTATCGTGTTTCTCTTGTAGAGAGACGATTGTGCTGTGTAAATAATCAAAGTCATGACGAGCATTCATAAAAGCAAATGACTTTTGTAACACACGCCCTCGGTCATCGATAGCGCATGCGTAATGTTTATTCTTAGCAATATCAATTCCAACAACTAAGGTATTTTCAGATACTTGATTAATTTTATAATTCATATTACGATTCATAAGTAGTCCTCCTACATGGTAATGAGTCAATTTGGTCGTTGACACTCATGCATCATATATGAGGGCTATTTTTTTTTCAAGTACCTTTAAAGTTATAAAACAGGAATGCTCCTCGTCGCCAGGGGCGGGCTCCTGTGGGGTCTCACGAGACCACTGGATCCCGCAGTCAAGTGGCTCTCCGCTCATTCCACACTTAGTAAGTACACTATTTTCATTCTCCATGTACGAATCGAATTTAAGGGTTAGGCTATGGGAAGAAAAGATGCCACTCCACTTATTTCATAGTGTTTTCTATCACGGTTCAAGAGCAACAAATTTCACGAAAATAGCCAAATAAAAAAAGAATAAGGGTCGATTCCTTATTCTACAGTTACTTTATTCTCTTCAATTTTCTTTAGTCTTAACTGAACTTCTTCTTCGGACAGTCCATGCTCTTGAACATATCGATTACTTGGGTGGATTCTGCATTCATGTGAACAACTTCTTAAATAAAAATGTTCATTTTTCTCTGATGATAAGATGTGTTTATTACAATCAGGATTTCCACATTTTACGAATCGTTCACAGGGTTCACCTGTATAATAGTCTTTCCCAACGACATTATGTTCTCTTTGGTTTACTTGGACTCCTATACGTTCATCAAAAACATAACATTGGCCGTCCCAGAGTTCCCCTTGTACTTCTGGATCTTTGCCGTATGTGACAATCCCACCATGAAGTTGAGAAACATCTTCAAATCCTTCTTTCAGTAACCAACCTGAAAACTTTTCACATCGTATTCCACCCGTACAGTAGGTTAGAATTTTTTTACCTTCTAGCATCTCTTTGTTATTTCTAATCCAATCCGGTAGTTCTCGAAACGAATTAATATCAGGTTTAATTGCTCCTCGAAAATGCCCAAGGTCATATTCATAATCATTTCTAGCGTCAATAACGACAGTATCGTGAGCTTTCATTGATTCATAAAATTCCTTAGGAGATAAATACTTTCCAGTTAATTCTAAAGGGTTGACATCATCCTCTAATCTTAATGTCACAAGCTCATTTCTAGGTCGAACCTTCATCTTTTTAAATGCGTGCCCATCCGCCTCATCTATTTTATAAATCATATCCTCAAATCGAGTGTCTTCTTTCATATACTTCATGTAAGCATCTGTTTGGTCGATTGTCCCAGACACTGTACCATTTATTCCTTCTTTAGCTACAATAATTCGACCCATTAAGCCGATTTTATTACAAAGTTCTAAATGCTCTGCCGCAAACTCTTGAGGGTCGTAAATATGAACATATTTGTAATATAAAAGGACTCTGTATTGATTTTCCATTTGTTTACCACCTTATTAATTATCCAGTCTTCATAAGAAGAAATATACGGTTACTATAGCAAAGCCTAGACATCATTTCAATCTCTAACTCATTCACATTAAATCGCATTTTTGCTGAGCACTTTATTGTTCCTGAAGATTCGTTTTTTATCTAAGGCACCAGAACCGAATAAAACTCCTACAACAATAAACAAAAAGCCAAATATTTGAAGAACCGTAATGGTCTCCTTCAAGAAAAAGAACGAACCAAGTAAAGCAAAGAACGGAATTAAATTAATAAAAATAGCTGCTTCTGCCACACCGATTTCTTGGATTGCCCTGTTATAAATCATGTGTGATATTCCAGTGGCAAATATAGCTGAAGCAAAAAATATCGTCCAAACACCAATTGTTCCATTCTTCATGGATTTTAGTCCACTTGGTTCTATGATCATACTTATGATGTAAAGAATTAATGAACCAAAAATAAGCATATATGCAGTCATTACAGTTGGATCTAACTTTGAAGTTACTTTTTTGATCATTACGAAGCTAAACCCTTGTGTAGCAATTGACAAGAACACGAATAAATCACCCATTGAAATAGAGGTAATGCTATCCCCGCCGTTAAGTATGACAAAACAAACCCCTGTAAATCCAGTTAAGACTCCAATCGCCTTCTTAATGGAGAGTTTATTTTTCAGTATGAGAGTTGATAAAATCACAGAGATTAATGGGGAAAGTCCTAAAATAAGACCAGCATTAGATGCGGTTGTTTTTGTTAGACCAAGTGATAGGAACACATGATGTCCAACAACATTAAACAATGAAGCTATGAAAATATATCGAATGTTTAAAAAAGATATTTTTTTCAGTTTTCCCATCAGCAACAATATGAGTAATGCGACAATACCTGCCGTGAAGATGCGAAAAGAAGTCATAGTTACCGGGGAGAAATTTGTGACTAATATTTTAGTAGCTATAACGTTCAATCCCCAAAGCATGGTCACAAATAATAGTGAAGAATATAAGACTGACTTTGACATAGATGTTCCTCCAATTGAAGTGAAAGGATGAAGGTATAATTTGCCTTAACCAATCCGATACTCATTTATTCATATATTAGTAGATAATATCAGATTGACCAACAAGAATCAAAGTAATTACTAACTATTTTTTTTAATGAAGTCATATCGTTTTTTGACTGTGAGCACATTACGAAAAGAGGAAAAACAATGAATGTTTTCCCTCTTAACCTTTATCTTAATGGTGAAAAACCTTTAATTTCTTCTAAAATATTGTCTATTTGTTCTAAAGTCTCTAAGTTTAAGTCAACGTCAACTGCTTTAACATTTTCATCAATTTGCTCAGGTTTACTTGCCCCTATTATCGCGGAGCTTACACCAGGTTTTCTCAAAATCCACGCTAATGCTAATTGACTTAATGTTATACCTTGTGATAAAGCTAACTCCTCTAGTTTCTGAACACATTCAAGGACATCGTTACGGAAATAGCTATTAATTACCATATTTGTGGAATCATTTGCTGCACGACTATCTAACGGTTTTGCCGCATTTGCCTTATATTTACCTGTCAAAATTCCTTGTGCAAGCGGTGAAAAAACAATTTGCCCAATCCCGGCCTGATCACATACAGGTAAGACCTCTTCCTCAATGTACCGTTCGATCATATTATAAATTGGCTGATTGGAAATGATTGGTCTTAGTAAATGTTGTTTCCTAATCCCCACCGCTTTTTCAATCTGTGAAGCCGACCATTCACTAACACCAGCATAGAGAATTTTCCCTTGTGAAATTAGGTCATTTAATGCATAAAGTGTTTCCTCCATCGGTACTTCTGGATCAAAACGATGACATTGATATAAATCGATATACTCTAATCCTAGTCGTTTCAAGCTTGCATCACATTGTTCAATAATATGTTTTCTAGAAAGACCACGTTCATTTGGCCCTGTCCCCATAGGAAAAAATAGTTTTGTTGCTACAACATAGCTACTACGCGAATACGCTTTCAACGCTTCTCCAAGAACTTCTTCAGCTTTTCCACCTTCATAAGCATTTGCGGTATCAAAGAAATTAATTCCTATTTCATAAGCTCTATGTATACATTCATGTGCAGTTTTGCTTCCAACAGATTTTCCATACGTTAACCAGCTACCTAATCCTATTTCACTGACTTTAAGTCCACTATTGCCTAGGCTACGATATTTCATAAATTCAACTTCCCCCTTAATTAACACTAATAAACAAACTAGCTTTATTATATCGCAAATCACCAAGCATTTTAAATTATTTATATGTTCTAAACTCAAATAATAGGAAAAGCCCACTAAGCATATCAAAAGGTTTCATTTTTGGGTGCTTTCTTATTAAAAACACAACAGGAATTATCGGACGGGGGAATCATGTTATGCAGCATACTGGAGCGGATAAATAGACGGAAGAATTCCGCTTAATTTGTTGTTACTATTAAAAATAAGCTTAATTAGACGGAGAGATTCCGCCTATTCGCTTAAAAAGTTTGAAAATGAGAGATTTTGCTTTGCATAACCGGAAATCTACCCTTATATCTCCCGAAACGAGCTCCATTTTGCATTTAACCGAAAAATCTTCGCTTATTTTACTTTTTACTGGTTACTCAACTAAGGACAAAACTTTATACAATTAAGGTTACAATTTCCTAATAAAAAACTCGCCAATAACTATGACGAGTTTACTTTTTCATTTACCAATAAACCAATACCACTGTCCTTAAGCACGTATTTTAAGAAAAGCACCTCAAAACGGAACCCTTTATAAAATATGTGGGTTTCATTTTACATTAGTTAGACTTCTTTAATGCCTCTTCCTTTTGCAATACAGGAACATCAACATTCACCGTATCAGGATACTTAATTCCCATACCTGTATTTAAAGCTACAACAACTTCATCTTCTTTTATCCATCCACTTTCTCTAAGTCTTCGTGCAGCTACGAATGTTGCTGCTCCCTCTGGGCAGATAAATGCGCCTTCAAGAAAAGCTATTTTCTCTTGTTCTTGTAAAAAAGCTGCATCATCAATCGCAATGGCACAACCTTCTGTTTCATAAATGGCTTCTAGTACTAAAAAATCTCCCAGTGCTTTTGGAACATTGATACCAAAAGCTATTGTGGACGAATCAGCCCAAAATTCAGATTCTTTTTTCCCTTCCTGCCAAGCTTTCACAATAGGTGCACACCCTTCAGCCTGAACTGCAACTAATCTAGGAAGTTTCCCTTCAACCCAACCAAGCTCTTTAAGTTCACAAAGCGCTTTGTATATTCCAATAATCCCTACGCCCCCGCCGGTCGGATAAAGAATAACATCAGGCATTTTCCAACCAAATTGTTCAGCTATTTCAAGACCCATTGTCTTCTTGCCTTCAATTCTATATGGTTCCTTTAATGTTGATGCATCAAATAAGTCATAATCTGCGACTGCCTTTCCAACTATTTTTCCTGCATCACTAATCAGTCCATTTACTAAGTTAAGATTTGAACCAGAAATAGCACATTCATTTCTAGTGATTTTCGGTGCATCAATTGGCATCACAATGCTGGATTTAATTCCAGCTCTTGCAGCATAAAGTGCCCAAGCAGCTCCCGCATTTCCGTTAGTCGGCATGGCAAGTTCTTTCACTCCGACCTCTTTTGCCTTCGAAACACCTACTGCTGCTCCACGAGCTTTAAACGTTCCAGTTGGAATAATCCCTTCATCCTTCATATAAAGGTTTGGAATGTCCATGTCAATTCCAATCACTGACATTGGTAAAAGAGGAGTCATCCCTTCTCCTAATGTAACTACATTTTCTTTGTCCACCACAGGTAGAAGTTCATGATATCTCCATAAACTAGATTCTCTATCTACCAAATTCTCTTTGTTAAGGTTAGAACGCAGTTCGTCTAAATCATATTTTACTAGGAGTGGAGAACCACAAGTACATAATTGCTGTATTTCTTGATAAGAATATTCAGTACTACACTTTGGACAATACAAATGAGAAATATAACTAAATTTCAAAGCAAAAACCCCTTTTTTCTTTTTTCCTAGTTAACCAATATTTTTACTCTATCATTATATAATAAAAACTGAAACATATAATTGCTGTTATTAGATTTTTTATAGATACTTGTAGAAGAAAAAAGCTCTCTCTAATTAACTATACTGATTCTGTAAAATACACAATTGATTTATCTATCTCTAGTTTTCCAGGACCCACTTTTTATTAGTGGGAGATGTTTAATTTTTTCTTTATTAAATACATAGGCGAATCCATTTAACTTCTTGTTCAAATCATTAACTTTGACTCTTTCATATAAGTTATTCGTCCGTCCTTCTTCAAAATCCTCAAGAATATCCATTTGGGCCAAGCCATCCTCTGAGACCTTGAACCACTCCCCATGAACCTCCATTCCACTTTCATCGAGCAACAAAGCTGGGTACGGTCCTAAATTATACAAAAATCCTTTAACCGAACCTGTTTCTATTTGTTGTATATAAGGCTCGGCAACATAGTGATTTACTTCTCCCACAAGTAAGGTGCCATAAACAAATACAAAATACTGTTTTGATTCCAAATTAAAAACTCCTATTCTATTAATAACATTGATATATCCTTAGCCCCTTTAACATAACAAACACTTCTTTATAAACACAAAGCAATTAACCATAACAACCTAATAACTTATATTCTTTCTATGATGATAAAAAAGACGCATCCCACTTAGTGAGCTACGTCATATTAGATCAATCCATCACCAATCCACCATCAACTACTAAATTCTGCCCAGTAACAGCTCGGCTCCAAGGAGCAGC
Encoded here:
- a CDS encoding chloride channel protein encodes the protein MKSGIKGDSNFFISILKWVLLGCFIGIFIGSFTALLLLTLDFLTEKREGNSWFLYLLPLAGIFIAYIYKRFGKDSIKGNNLIMEDIQGRGKTRRRMGIIVFIGTFITHLFGGSTGREGAAVQMGGSIAETTNRIFNLNLTDRKILLMSGVSAGFGSAFGTPLTGTIFGMELYFIGKMKYEALIPCFTASFIGHYITTKWGVKYEHHVIKEVPDLTTITTFKVIILCIIFTIISILYSILRYSTEVYSKRYLKEPMLRAFVGGILIVGLVFLLGGSRDYTGRGLKMVNKAFEGDVPPFAFLGKLVFTAITMGTGFVGGEAVPLFFMGATLGNTLADFFNLPTTFLAALGMITVFAGAANTPISCFILAIELFNGKGYEYFFIACIISYIFSGRYGVWPSQQLFEPKSRMLNQANGTSLSELFKKQKTT
- a CDS encoding kanamycin nucleotidyltransferase C-terminal domain-containing protein; this translates as MLTFPVPTSNAEKQQMINIIKNKLINKFGDQLIAIGAYGSIGRNTEMPYSDIEMHIVTNDGFVQKSYEFVYDGFKIELNLRQKSDWIKRAKRIDDSWAIWAGSFIDISPIYDPTDFFRMNNQLPLDISEDDIKAVMMEFMVWEPYETMGKIRNLVESEDCEFITFLAKDFAWQTAKLIGLANKRYYTTRVSTFKQSLGMNSKPTGYQELVTLLLRGNLQDIKKTYFSCEDLWTGLNSWFQELGIEYETKHLPF
- a CDS encoding chloramphenicol phosphotransferase CPT family protein, coding for MNKGKIILLNGVSSSGKTSLSKVLVEKLPHFFHFSLDEFDHIIEKMEDRQNGRLIPIATETFYHRNIAMFSDNGVNLIVDHVLHNYQTLDDCLRTLTGYPVLFVGVHCPQKELERRETFRGDRLIGQALNQASFVHKQNEPYHIEVNTYTDSLEQCANQIITFLINHDSLSSGIGDK
- a CDS encoding NUDIX hydrolase, yielding MIKEHLAIFTDTGERIGEASREDVHKVGYLHETFHCWFITRANNRNYIYLQIRSEDKKDFPNLLDITAAGHLLSTETVVDGVREVEEELGISVAFEELVSLGTIRNSLQIGSFIDNELCHVYLYPKYINLNEFNIQKEELSGIVKAEFNEISDLWMGKIQNIIVAGFKYNKLGEKEFIEMKVGMNDFVQHERQYFDTIIKKMKQQLNI
- a CDS encoding SAM-dependent methyltransferase translates to MSVITLNPIGFVFNEREVIEDDHWGNVISRIKISESFNEDCINEIDTFSHLEIIYYFHMVEDDKIVTDARHPRNNKNLPKVGIFAQRGKNRPNRIGLTTVKLVKKEGRELYVQGLDCINGTPVLDIKPVMKEFLPRETISQPDWSREIMKNYWN
- a CDS encoding IS110 family RNA-guided transposase, whose amino-acid sequence is MNRNMNYKINQVSENTLVVGIDIAKNKHYACAIDDRGRVLQKSFAFMNARHDFDYLHSTIVSLQEKHDKSELIIGFEPTGHYWMNLASYLVNLGIRFVMVNPLHVNRTKELDDNLQTKNDKKDARVIAQLVRDGRFSYPRILEGIEAELRNGASLRSKIQEDLSALRNRIIRWIDRFFPEFHLVFKKLGKTACAVLEKSPLPSDVKGKEIHELVELYRTVDYLKCVPKGKVNELLIVSEESIGLTEGLQMARYEIATLMSQFNLLSQQFDELSERLRELAAQLAEYEYILSVPGIGENTVVELLSEMGSPTHYEHPRQIIKLAGLTLRENSSGQHKGQKKISKRGRKKLRAILFRVILPLIQHNSAFKSMYKYYTTRRINPLRKKEAMVVLCCKLLKIVHALSKKKIYFSHTSMMNDLSCLEGAA
- the trhO gene encoding oxygen-dependent tRNA uridine(34) hydroxylase TrhO translates to MENQYRVLLYYKYVHIYDPQEFAAEHLELCNKIGLMGRIIVAKEGINGTVSGTIDQTDAYMKYMKEDTRFEDMIYKIDEADGHAFKKMKVRPRNELVTLRLEDDVNPLELTGKYLSPKEFYESMKAHDTVVIDARNDYEYDLGHFRGAIKPDINSFRELPDWIRNNKEMLEGKKILTYCTGGIRCEKFSGWLLKEGFEDVSQLHGGIVTYGKDPEVQGELWDGQCYVFDERIGVQVNQREHNVVGKDYYTGEPCERFVKCGNPDCNKHILSSEKNEHFYLRSCSHECRIHPSNRYVQEHGLSEEEVQLRLKKIEENKVTVE
- a CDS encoding DMT family transporter; amino-acid sequence: MSKSVLYSSLLFVTMLWGLNVIATKILVTNFSPVTMTSFRIFTAGIVALLILLLMGKLKKISFLNIRYIFIASLFNVVGHHVFLSLGLTKTTASNAGLILGLSPLISVILSTLILKNKLSIKKAIGVLTGFTGVCFVILNGGDSITSISMGDLFVFLSIATQGFSFVMIKKVTSKLDPTVMTAYMLIFGSLILYIISMIIEPSGLKSMKNGTIGVWTIFFASAIFATGISHMIYNRAIQEIGVAEAAIFINLIPFFALLGSFFFLKETITVLQIFGFLFIVVGVLFGSGALDKKRIFRNNKVLSKNAI
- a CDS encoding aldo/keto reductase family protein — encoded protein: MKYRSLGNSGLKVSEIGLGSWLTYGKSVGSKTAHECIHRAYEIGINFFDTANAYEGGKAEEVLGEALKAYSRSSYVVATKLFFPMGTGPNERGLSRKHIIEQCDASLKRLGLEYIDLYQCHRFDPEVPMEETLYALNDLISQGKILYAGVSEWSASQIEKAVGIRKQHLLRPIISNQPIYNMIERYIEEEVLPVCDQAGIGQIVFSPLAQGILTGKYKANAAKPLDSRAANDSTNMVINSYFRNDVLECVQKLEELALSQGITLSQLALAWILRKPGVSSAIIGASKPEQIDENVKAVDVDLNLETLEQIDNILEEIKGFSPLR